From Leopardus geoffroyi isolate Oge1 chromosome B4, O.geoffroyi_Oge1_pat1.0, whole genome shotgun sequence, a single genomic window includes:
- the KRT5 gene encoding keratin, type II cytoskeletal 5, producing MSRQSSVSFRSGGGRSFSAASAITPSVSRTSFTSVSRSGGGGGGFGRVSLGGACGAGGYGSRSLYNLGGSKRISISTSGGSFRNRFGAGAGGGYGFGGGAGSGFGFGGGAGGGFGLGGGAGFGGGFGGPGFPVCPPGGIQEVTVNQSLLTPLNLQIDPTIQRVRTEEREQIKTLNNKFASFIDKVRFLEQQNKVLDTKWTLLQEQGTKTVRQNLEPLFEQYINNLRRQLDSILGERGRLDSELRNMQDLVEDFKNKYEDEINKRTTAENEFVMLKKDVDAAYMNKVELEAKVDALMDEINFMKMFFEAELSQMQTHVSDTSVVLSMDNNRNLDLDSIISEVKAQYEEIANRSRTEAESWYQTKYEELQQTAGRHGDDLRNTKQEISEMNRMIQRLRAEIDNVKKQCANLQNAIADAEQRGELALKDAKHKLAELEDALQKAKQDMARLLREYQELMNTKLALDVEIATYRKLLEGEECRLSGEGVGPVNISVITNSVSSAYGGGSGFGSGLGGGLGGGLGGGLGGGLGGGLGGGGGGSYYSSSSGGVGLGGGLSVGGSGFSAGSGRSLGVGFGSGGGSSSSVKFVSTTSSSRKSFKS from the exons ATGTCTCGCCAGTCGAGTGTATCCTTCCGGAGTGGGGGCGGCCGTAGCTTTAGCGCTGCCTCTGCCATTACCCCGTCTGTCTCCCGCACCAGTTTCACCTCCGTGTCCCGGTCCGGGGGTGGCGGTGGCGGCTTCGGCAGGGTCAGCCTAGGGGGTGCTTGTGGAGCCGGTGGCTATGGCAGCCGGAGCCTCTACAACCTGGGAGGCTCCAAGAGGATCTCCATCAGCACCAGTGGTGGCAGCTTCAGGAACCGATTTGGTGCAGGTGCTGGAGGCGGCTATGGCTTCGGAGGTGGAGCCGGGAGCGGATTTGGTTTTGGCGGTGGAGCCGGTGGCGGCTTTGGGCTCGGTGGCGGCGCTGGCTTTGGAGGTGGCTTTGGTGGCCCTGGCTTCCCTGTGTGCCCCCCCGGAGGCATCCAAGAGGTCACCGTCAACCAGAGTCTCCTGACTCCCCTCAACCTGCAAATCGACCCCACCATCCAGCGGGTGAGGACTGAGGAGCGGGAGCAGATCAAGACCCTCAACAACAAGTTCGCCTCCTTCATCGACAAG GTGCGGTTCCTGGAACAACAGAACAAGGTCCTGGACACCAAGTGGACTCTGCTCCAGGAGCAGGGCACCAAGACCGTGAGGCAGAACCTGGAGCCCTTGTTTGAGCAGTACATCAACAACCTCAGGAGACAGCTGGACAGCatcctgggggagaggggccgcCTGGACTCAGAGCTGAGGAACATGCAGGACCTGGTGGAAGACTTCAAGAACAA GTACGAAGATGAAATCAACAAGCGTACCACTGCTGAGAATGAGTTTGTGATGCTGAAGAAG GACGTGGATGCTGCCTACATGAATAAGGTGGAGCTGGAGGCCAAGGTCGATGCCCTAATGGACGAGATCAACTTCATGAAGATGTTCTTTGAGGCG GAGCTGTCCCAGATGCAGACGCATGTCTCAGACACTTCTGTGGTCCTGTCCATGGACAACAACCGGAACCTGGACCTGGACAGCATCATCTCTGAGGTCAAAGCCCAATATGAGGAGATTGCTAACCGCAGTCGGACAGAAGCTGAGTCCTGGTACCAGACCAAG TATGAAGAGCTGCAGCAGACAGCAGGCCGGCACGGGGATGATCTCCGCAACACCAAGCAAGAGATCTCTGAGATGAACCGGATGATCCAGAGGCTGAGAGCTGAGATTGACAATGTCAAGAAGCAG TGTGCCAATCTGCAGAACGCCATTGCTGATGCTGAGCAACGTGGGGAGCTGGCCCTCAAGGACGCCAAGCACAAGCTGGCCGAGCTGGAGGATGCTCTGCAAAAGGCCAAGCAGGACATGGCCCGGCTGCTCAGGGAGTACCAGGAGCTCATGAACACCAAGCTGGCCCTGGATGTGGAGATTGCCACCTACAGGAAGCTGCTGGAGGGCGAGGAGTGCAG acTGAGTGGAGAAGGAGTTGGACCAGTCAATATCT ctGTCATCACCAACAGCGTGTCCTCTGCCTACGGAGGCGGCAGTGGCTTTGGCAGTGGCCTTGGTGGAGGTCTTGGCGGTGGTCTTGGCGGTGGTCTTGGCGGTGGTCTTGGCGGTGGTCTTGGAGGAGGTGGCGGTGGGAGCTACTACTCCAGCAGCAGTGGAGGCGTTGGCCTCGGTGGTGGGCTCAGTGTGGGGGGCTCTGGCTTCAGTGCAGGCAGTGGCCGAAGCCTGGGGGTGGGCTTTGGCAGTGGTGGGGGCAGCAGCTCCAGTGTCAAGTTTGTCTCCACCACCTCTTCTTCCCGGAAGAGCTTCAAGAGCTAA